In the Mesorhizobium sp. M1D.F.Ca.ET.043.01.1.1 genome, TTGAGCAGCTTCATGCGGTGGCCGTCGCCGGTGTCGCCGATATGGACGATGCGGCCGGCCCAGGTTTCGATCACCGGCTTCAGCCGGGCGAACACCGCGTCGGGCGCGCCGACCATGGCGTCGAGCGTGCCTTCCCAGGCCTCCTTCGGCGTGCGGCTGAGCGGCGCGTCGACATAGTCGACGCCGAGCGCCTTGAGCTCGGCGGCCAAGGCAACGGTGGATGTCGGGTCGGCCGTCGAGCAATCGACCACCACGGAGCCTTTCCGCAAGCCCTCCTTCAGCCCGCCAGGACCGCGGATGATCGCCTCCACCTCGCGCGAGCCGGTGACGCAGATGAAGACGATGTCGGAGGCGGCCGCCACCTCTTTGGACGTGGCCGCTTCCTTTGCGCCGCGACCGAGCAGGTCTTCCGCCGGCTTGCGGTTCTTGCGGCCGAGGAAGGTGAGCGGATAGCCCTTGTCGACGATGTTCTTGGCGATGCCGTGCCCCATCAGGCCGAGGCCGATGAAACCGATGTTTTCGCGGGCAGCGGTGGTGGTCATGTCGTTTCGTCCCTGTCTTTGTTGATGATCGGCGCCGGGCGCGACCGGCCGGCGGGCGATTGCTTGAGAAGGTTTTCGCCGATCGCGCTTGGCAGGCGATTGCGCAGCCCCATATTGTCTGACAATACACATAATTCCCGAGCGATGTGGAGAGCAAAATGACGAAGCGGATCATGTTTACCGGCGGCAGCGGCAAGGCCGGCCGTCACGTCGTGCAGTATCTGGTCGAGCATGGCTGCCAGGTGCTCAACATCGACACCAGGCCGCTCGACAACCCGAAGGTGCGCACTTTGATCACCGACATCACCGACAGCGGCCAGGTTTTCAATGCGCTGTCGAGCTATGCGGGGCTGCATGAATTCGACCCGTCACTGCGGGCGCAGCCGGTCGACGCCGTGGTGCATTTCGCCGCCATCCCGCGCATCATGATCACGCCCGACAACGAGGTGTTCCGCATCAATGCGATGGGCACCTACAATGTGATCGAGGCGGCGGTGAAGCTCGGCATCCGCAAGGTGATCATCGCCTCCAGCGAGACGACCTACGGCCTGGTCTTCGCCAACGAACCGCGCAACCCGACACATTTTCCGCTGGATGAGGACTATGATGTCGATCCGATGGACTCTTACGCGCTGTCGAAGATCGTCAACGAGAAGACCGCACGCGCCTTTGGGCTGCGCAGCGGCTTCGACATCTATGCGCTGCGCATCGGCAACGTCATCGAGCCGCATGAATATGCGCTGTTCCCAAAATGGTTCGCCGATCCAGGTTTTCGCAAGCGCATCGCCTGGAGCTATATCGATGCCCGCGATCTCGGCCAGATCACCTTGCGCGCCATCGAGAAGGACGGACTGGGCTATCAGGTGTTCAACGCCGCCAATGACGACACCTCGTCCGACCTGCCGACGGCCGAACTCCTGAAGCGCTTTTATCCAGGCGTGCCGGTGAAGGCCGAGCTCGGTGAATTCGAGACGCTGCTGTCGAACCGCAAGGCGCGGGACGTGCTGGGCTTCCGGCCCGAACATAGCTGGCGCAAATACGTCAAAAACGCGTGAGCGGCGACAAACACAGGTTGAGCTGTGCACATCCTGGCACCTTGAGGCAAAGCGGGCTTTGCCGTGCTTGACAGCTTCTGAAAACCGGACTTTCTGGATATATGCGCGACGCAAAGCCGAATAACGAAAAAAAGCCGCCGGCGAAAACGGCGTTCGCCGAGCGTCTGGCGGGCGTTCGGCGGCCCGATGCGCCGCGCATCCCCGGCGCCAGCGTGCACACCTCGCTGGCGAGCGAAATCGGCCTCAGGATCGTGCGCGGCGACTATCCGCCCGGCACCATCCTGCCCAACGAAGCGAAATGGTCTGAAACCTTCGATGTCAGTCGCTCGGCGGTGCGCGAGGCGATCAAGATGCTGATGGCCAAGAGCCTTTTGTCATCGCGGCCCAAGATCGGCAGCTGGGTCGAACCGAAAGAGCGCTGGAACCTGCTCGACCGCGACGTGCTCGCCTGGTACGCGACCTCGCCCGACCGTGAGGTGTTCCTCAAGACCGTGCAGGAGTTCCGCCACATCATCGAGCCGGAGGCGACGGCGTTTGCCGCAATGCGGCGCACCGACGAGCAGATGGCCGAGATCAGCCAGGCCTGCCGCGAGATGGGCGAGGCGACCAACCTGCAGGAGCGCACCCGCGCCGACACGCGCTTTCATCTCGCCATCCTCCGGGCCTCCGGCAATGACCTCCTGGTGCCGCTGGGCGTCCTGATCGAGTCCGCCTTCGATCATCTCTTCGCCTATACGACCCGCGAGCTGGACGACCTGCAGCACGCCCAGAAGCTGCACGAAGCGATCGAGAGGAATATCCGGCTGCAACGGCCGGATGCCGCGCGCAATGCGGTGCGCAAGCTGCTTGCCAATACCGACGACGTCATCCGCTCCCGGTAGTCAATCTTCCTTGTCGCGCCCGAAGGCGACGCGCAACTCGTCCTTCGCTTTTTCCAGCACCCGCTTTCGCTCCTCCGGCAGGTTCCTGCCGGCGCGGTTGATGTAGAAATTCAGCATCGACATCGCGGACCGGAACGGCTCTGCCTTGCGGCGATGGCTGTGCTCGGCCGAGCGCTTCAACGAGGCGGCGATCTTCCTGGCATCGTCGGATTCGAAGACGTGCTCCTCGAGATCCAGCGCATCGCTGTGCTCGGTGACTTCGGCCGACCATTTCTTGCTGGCGGTCATGGCGAAACTCCTTCCCTGGGTGCACAACTCCGGGCGGCATGGCCGGTTCCCGATTGCTGGAGCCACCGATTTGTCCCTTGTGGCGCTGCTCGGTACAGGAAACGCGCCGATACTGGACGAGACCGCCCGATCACAAGGACGCGCGGACAGGAAACGCCGTGACGACAACCGTCTCCAGCCGCGCGGGTGGCCCCAGCATAGACAGCGCCTACGCGTGGATGCGGCTCGGCATCTCGATGCTCTTGTCGACGATCGGCGGCGCCGGCATGTGGGCGGTGGTCGTGGTTCTGCCCGCCGTGCAGGCCGAGTTCGGCGTCGATCGGGCCGCGGCCTCAATGCCCTACACCGCGACCATGGTCGGCTTCGCCGCCGGCAACGTGCTGGTCGGACGCGCTATCGACCGCATGGGCTACTGGATCCCGGCGCTCGTCTCGGCGGTGGCGCTCGGCGCGGGCTTCCTGCTCGCCTCGCTGACCACCTCGATCCTTGCCTTCAGCCTTATCCAGGGACTTCTGATCGGCCTCGGCACATCGGCGATCTTCGGCCCGCTGATCGCCGACATCTCGCACTGGTTCAACCGCCGCCGCGGCGTCGCGGTGACGGCGGCTGCATCCGGCAGCTACCTTGCCGGAGCCGTCTGGCCGACGGCGATGCCCTATGTCATGCAAGGCGAAGGCTGGCGCTTCACCTATGCCGCGATCGGCATCTTCTGCCTCGCCACGATGGTGCCGCTGGTGCTGATGCTGCGGCGCGGCGCGCCGCGCGAGGCCGCCCAAGGCTCGCCGGGAAGCCGGCCGGTGCAGCCGATCTCGCTGTCACCGGCGGCGCTGCAGATGCTGCTGGTGATTGCTGGCTTCGGCTGCTGCATGGCGATGTCGATGCCGCAGGTGCATATCGTCGCCTATTGCATGGATCTCGGCTACGGCGTCGCGCGCGGCGCCGACATGCTGTCGATCATGCTGGCGGCGGGCGTCGTCAGCCGCATCGGTTCAGGCTTCCTCGCCGATCGCATCGGCGCGGTGAAAACCTTGATCATCGGTTCGGCGCTGCAATGCCTGTCGCTGCTGTTCTACATTCCCTTCGACGGGCTGGCCTCGCTCTACGTCGTCTCGCTGGTGTTCGGCTTGTCGCAAGGCGGCATCGTGCCCTGCTACGCGATCATCGTGCGCGACTACATGCCGGCCAAGGAAGCCGGGCAGCGGGTCGGCATCGTCTTGATGGCGACGATCTTCGGCATGGCGGTCGGCGGCTGGATGTCGGGCTGGATCTACGATCTCAGCGGCTCCTACGCCGCCGCGTTCCTCAACGGCATCGCCTGGAACCTGGTCAATCTCGCGGCGATCTTGCTCCTCATATGGAAGGCAAGGCGGGGCGCCGAGGCGCTGGCCTGAAGTCCGCCGGCAACCTGGCTGTTCCAAGGTTGTCTACCGGCGCAAAGGGAGGGGCCAGGTGGGGCGGCGGCACTCGTCCGTGCTCTTTCGCTTGACGTCGCGCCCGAATACTGGATGCAGCAGGCTATTTACTTGGACAGGCTTTGGGCGGAAAATTGCGAAGTGGGAGGAAGCACTCGGAAAATCTCCTGAATAAATGCGCTCGAACGGCTTCCGCCCGTTGAATGCAAGGGAGGATAATCATGAGACGTACTTGCCTGCTCGCGGCATCCGCCGCGGCGTTGTTGCTCGGCGTGCCCTCCGCCTTCGCGCAGTCCGGCGGCGTCGAGAAAGCAGTCGGCGGCTACAGCTTCGAGGAAGCCGCAAAGGAAGCCCCCACCACCAAGGATTTCCATTCGGCCGATGGCCATCTCACCTTCGCCATCGTCACACATACGGCCGGCAACGGCTTCTTCGACCCGGTCTATGTCCGCGCAACCGCTGCCGGCAATCTGATCGGCGCCAAGATACTGCTGCTCGGCTCGGAATCTCCGACTGACGACCCGGCCCGCGAGATCGAAATCCTGAATCAGATCGTGCAGGATCCGACGATCGACGGGCTGATCATGACAACGCCCCAGGTCGGCGCCTATAACGACATCGTCAAGGCCGCCGAGGCCAAGGGCATACCGGTAGCAACGACCAATTCCTTCGACGGCACGATCCTCGACCGCAGCGGCATCAGCCATACCGGCCAGGACGCCTCCGCCGCGGCGATCGCCGGCGAGGCGCTCGTCAAGTGCTTGGCCGACAAGGGCATCGAGAAGGGCTCGATCGTCTTCCCGTCTTCGACCGCAATGGGCAACATCGAGGTAAACAGTCGCGTCACCTCGGCGTTCAACGCGGTCGTCAAAGGCCTGAAGGCCGCCGGCAAGCTCGAGGCCTTCAAGGTCGACGCAGGTCCCGAGAACACAGGTATCGACACCAATCCCAACGATCCGGTAAACGGCATCGTGACGCTGTTCGAATCGCGCGGTGACGTCGTCGGCGCCTTCGCCGGCAACAACGTTTTCACGCCGGCGTTGGTTAAGGCCGTCGCCCAGACCGGAAAGACCGGAAAAATCTGTGCCTATGGCTTCGACCTCGGTCCGGCCCAGCAGGATGCGTTGAAGAGCGGCGACCTGACCGGCGCGCTCGGACAGCAGCCCTTCCTGCAGGGCTTCTATCCGGTCATGCAGCTCTATCTGCAGATCGACCGTGGCATCTCAGCCGCCAATCTTGATACGCGCGCTCAGCTCGTGACGCAGGAGACTGTTGGAAAGATCGGCAAGCGTTTCGAGAACTGAATGTCGAAGCGATCCTGAACCCGGCGCGGGAGGATTTCTCCCGCGCATTTTGGCCTTCGGAACCCTTCATCAAGAAAATGCCCGCTGAAGCTCTCGCTCGTCGCCTTCCACCCCAGCTCGTCGGCGGCTGGGAAATGGGATTGCTTGCCCTGCTGGCGCTGATCTATCTCGGCGGCGCGGCTGTCAATCCGACGTTCTTCGGCTCGCCCGAGGCGTTCCATGCGTTGCTTCGCGATACCTCGCGGGTCGCCATCATCGCCGTCGGAATGACCTACGTCATCATCAACAAGGACCTCGACCTTTCGGTCGGCTCCATCTACGGCCTTGTGGCCGTCGTTTTTGCCAGGCTGTTCGCGCCAAGCTTCGCCGATCTCGACATCGTCACGTCGGTGGTCGTCTGCGTCCTGCTTGGCATGGCGATCGGCCTCGTCAACGGCGTGCTCGTCACCATCCTAAAAGTGCCGGCGTTCATCGCCACCTTGACCACGCTTTTGATCGGCCGCGGCTTCGTCCTCGCCCTGACGCATGGTCAGGCGATCTACTATCCAGGCAAGGCGAAGGAGGCGCCGCTGTTCTTCCATCTCGGCGAGACGAATGTCTTCGGGTTCAACAATCAGATCGCGATCTGCGCGGTCGTTGCCGTGATCGGCGCCTACGTGCTCGCCAACACCCGCTGGGGCTACGAGACCTTTGCGACGGGCGGCAACGAGCAGGCAGCGGTCTATGCCGGCATTCCGACGAACTGGGTGCGCATCCGTGCCTATCTGCTCTCGTCGCTCTGCGCCACCGTTGCCGGCCTCCTGTCGGCCGCTCAGGACAAGGGTGTGACCCCACTTTACGGCGTCAGCGGCGAACTGACCGTCATCGCAGCGGTGATCATCGGCGGGGCTTCCATTCTCGGCGGTCGCGGCCGCGTCGCCGGGTCCTGCCTCGGCGCCACGCTGGTCGTTCTGCTCGACAAAGTGCTGCGCGAGGGCTTGCCGATCACGCGCACCATCAAGATCGGCGAGGAGGAGGTGACGGTCAACGCCGTCTACTCCCTGCCAGTGGGCGCGGTGCCGGTCTTTCTCGGGCTGCTGCTCGTCATCGCCGTGCTGATCGAGCCCTATCTGATCCGCCGCCAGGTCGCGGCGCGCCTTTGGGCATGGCTGCGCGGCAGGCCGCCGCCGCCGGCCTTCGAGATCGGCGGCGTCGCGCTCGAGGGTGTGGTGACCAAGGGCGCGATGGCGACCGACATCGCACTGTCGGCGACCGGGTTCGGCAAGTTCCTCGCCCGGCGCGATGCCCTCGCCGTCATCCTGACCGTGGTGCTGTGGCTCACGGGTCTTTTCCTCAGGCCGGATTACTGGTGGAACCTGTCCAACACTTTCGCGATCCTGCTCAACTATACCGAGCTGGCGCTGATTACGGTCGGGCTTACCTACGTCATCGCGGCCGGCGATATCGACCTCTCAGTCGGAGCCGTCCTGGCGCTCGCCGGCAGCGCCGCGGCCTATTTCCTGAAGGTCCTGGGCGCCGACCCCGTCACCGCTGTCGCGATGGGCCTGCTTGCGGGAATGCTTGCCGGCCTCGTCAACGCCGTCGTGGCCGTCGGCTTGAAACTCCCGGCCTTCATCGCAACGCTTGGCATGTTTTACATCGCCCGCGGCCTCGCGGCGTGGTTCGTCGCCGGCCAGCAGCTTACCGGCTGGCCGGAGGGCTACAATTTGCTCGGCCGCAAGGTGAACGACGTCCTCCTTCACTTCGGCATCGTGCTTCCGGACGGCATCCTCAAAACACTGGCCGAGGTGGTCAGCGTGCAGACGATCTGGATGACCTTTGTCGCCGTGATTGCCGGCATCGTGCTCGCCTACACGCCGTTCGGGCAAAAGGTCTATGCAACCGGCGGCAACATGCGCGCCGCCGCCTATGCCGGCATCAACACCAATCGAGCGCGCTTCATCTCGCTCATGCTGGCGGCGTTCTGCGCGACGATGGCCGGGATCATCAACGTCGCCTATTTCCGAAGCTTCAACCCCGTTGCAGGCCAGTTCCGCGAACTCGACGCCATCGCGTCGGTGATCATCGGCGGCGGGTCGATCTTCGGCGGCTACGGCACCATGCTGGGTTCTCTGGCCGGTGCAGCCGTGATCACTCTCGTTAGGGCGCTCCTGCAGCTCAATGTCCAGGGCTTCAGCATGCCGCAGCATTGGATCAACGTCTTCATCGGCGTCATCCTCATTGCCGCGGTGCTGATCGACATCTGGGTGCGCCAGGCCAACCTCTTCGGTCGCCTGCGAGCCCGCCTCGCGCGACGCGCACGAACCCGGGAAACCATTCATGGCTGACGCTGCCTTGCCTCAACCGATCGTGGAGATGCGAGGCATCGAAAAAGCCTTCGGCGCCGTTCAGGCGCTTCGGAAAGTCGATCTGGTGCTCTATCCCGGAGAGATCCTTGGGCTGGTCGGCGACAACTCGGCCGGCAAGTCGACGCTCATGAAGATACTGACCGGCGCCTATCAGCGCGACGCCGGCGAAATTCTCGTCGCCGGCCAACCGGTGCACTTCAAGAGCCCGCATGAGAGCCGCGATGCGGGCATCGAGATGATCTACCAGGATTTCGCTCTTTGCGGAAACATGGATGTCGGCCAGAACATCTTTCTCGGCCGCTGGCCGCGCAAAGGCCCTTTTGTCAATCGCCGCAAGATGTACGCGGAAGCCGACAGCGTGCTGAAGCGACTGAAGGTGGACGTGAACTCCGTTTTCCAGAAGGTCGAGAGCCTGTCGGGCGGCCGCCAGCAATCCGTGGCGATTGCCCGCGCGATTTCGTTCGAGCCACGCGTCGTGATCCTTGACGAACCGACCGCCAATCTCTCGGTGATGGCGACCGAGCGGCTCCTCGAGACCATGCTGGAACTGAAAAGGCAGGGTGTCGCCCAGATCATCATCTCGCATCGGCTGGTCGACATTTTCGCCGTAGGCGACCGTGTCATGGTGCTCAAGCGCGGCGAGAATGTCGGCGACCGTCACGTCAGGAACACCGACGAGCACGAAGTCCTTGAAATCATAGTCTCCGGCACGCGGGAGCAGGCGCTTACGGCCGATCAGGCGAGGGCGGTCTGACCACCGAGGCTTGGACTGAGGGCTTATCGCCTCTACCGGGTGGGCTGAACCAATATTCGTCGGCTTGACAATGGCCATGGCCTGCGCGACCCAGACCGGAATGGGACGGGCTGCGAAACATGGCTGCTGTGGCTAAGCTGTCGATCCTCAACTCGCCGCTTCGCTCCTCTCGTGCAAAAAGGGCAAGGCGGTGACAAGGCCGCGATCGCGCCGCGGCGGCGGCCGGCCAACAATTGCCGACGTCGCGCGCAAGGCCGGCGTCGGCGCAATCACCGTGTCGCGCGCCCTGCGCGAGCCTGGGCGGGTTTCGGAAGATCTGCGCCGGCAGATACAGGCTGCCGTCGACGAACTCGGCTATGTGCCGGATCCGAATGCGCGGGCCTTGGCCTCGGCGCGCGCGGAGGTCTTCGGCGTGCTGGTGCCGTCGCTCACCAACAACGTCTTCGCCGAAGTGGTGCGCGGCATCTATGACAGCCTGTCGGACGGCCCGATCCGCGTCCAACTCGGCAACACTCACTATTCGGGGCTGGAAGAAGAGCGGCTGCTGCAGGTGTTCGCGCCGCAGCGCCCGGCGGCGCTGATCGTTGCCGGCATCGACCAGACGCCGCTGTCGCGAAAGCTCCTGGAGACGGCCGGCTGCCC is a window encoding:
- a CDS encoding substrate-binding domain-containing protein gives rise to the protein MRRTCLLAASAAALLLGVPSAFAQSGGVEKAVGGYSFEEAAKEAPTTKDFHSADGHLTFAIVTHTAGNGFFDPVYVRATAAGNLIGAKILLLGSESPTDDPAREIEILNQIVQDPTIDGLIMTTPQVGAYNDIVKAAEAKGIPVATTNSFDGTILDRSGISHTGQDASAAAIAGEALVKCLADKGIEKGSIVFPSSTAMGNIEVNSRVTSAFNAVVKGLKAAGKLEAFKVDAGPENTGIDTNPNDPVNGIVTLFESRGDVVGAFAGNNVFTPALVKAVAQTGKTGKICAYGFDLGPAQQDALKSGDLTGALGQQPFLQGFYPVMQLYLQIDRGISAANLDTRAQLVTQETVGKIGKRFEN
- a CDS encoding NAD(P)-dependent oxidoreductase, with amino-acid sequence MTTTAARENIGFIGLGLMGHGIAKNIVDKGYPLTFLGRKNRKPAEDLLGRGAKEAATSKEVAAASDIVFICVTGSREVEAIIRGPGGLKEGLRKGSVVVDCSTADPTSTVALAAELKALGVDYVDAPLSRTPKEAWEGTLDAMVGAPDAVFARLKPVIETWAGRIVHIGDTGDGHRMKLLNNFISLGYAAIYSEALALAEKVGISPPRFDSVIRNGRMDCGFYQTFMRWTLDGDRDAHKFSIANAFKDLTYLESMAGAAGIANPLGNATKNSFATAFAAGPAEQYVPMLATHIGKLNGVDLMPSKDGVKQKI
- a CDS encoding DUF3175 domain-containing protein; this translates as MTASKKWSAEVTEHSDALDLEEHVFESDDARKIAASLKRSAEHSHRRKAEPFRSAMSMLNFYINRAGRNLPEERKRVLEKAKDELRVAFGRDKED
- a CDS encoding NAD(P)-dependent oxidoreductase, with the translated sequence MTKRIMFTGGSGKAGRHVVQYLVEHGCQVLNIDTRPLDNPKVRTLITDITDSGQVFNALSSYAGLHEFDPSLRAQPVDAVVHFAAIPRIMITPDNEVFRINAMGTYNVIEAAVKLGIRKVIIASSETTYGLVFANEPRNPTHFPLDEDYDVDPMDSYALSKIVNEKTARAFGLRSGFDIYALRIGNVIEPHEYALFPKWFADPGFRKRIAWSYIDARDLGQITLRAIEKDGLGYQVFNAANDDTSSDLPTAELLKRFYPGVPVKAELGEFETLLSNRKARDVLGFRPEHSWRKYVKNA
- a CDS encoding ATP-binding cassette domain-containing protein, with the translated sequence MADAALPQPIVEMRGIEKAFGAVQALRKVDLVLYPGEILGLVGDNSAGKSTLMKILTGAYQRDAGEILVAGQPVHFKSPHESRDAGIEMIYQDFALCGNMDVGQNIFLGRWPRKGPFVNRRKMYAEADSVLKRLKVDVNSVFQKVESLSGGRQQSVAIARAISFEPRVVILDEPTANLSVMATERLLETMLELKRQGVAQIIISHRLVDIFAVGDRVMVLKRGENVGDRHVRNTDEHEVLEIIVSGTREQALTADQARAV
- a CDS encoding ABC transporter permease, whose protein sequence is MPAEALARRLPPQLVGGWEMGLLALLALIYLGGAAVNPTFFGSPEAFHALLRDTSRVAIIAVGMTYVIINKDLDLSVGSIYGLVAVVFARLFAPSFADLDIVTSVVVCVLLGMAIGLVNGVLVTILKVPAFIATLTTLLIGRGFVLALTHGQAIYYPGKAKEAPLFFHLGETNVFGFNNQIAICAVVAVIGAYVLANTRWGYETFATGGNEQAAVYAGIPTNWVRIRAYLLSSLCATVAGLLSAAQDKGVTPLYGVSGELTVIAAVIIGGASILGGRGRVAGSCLGATLVVLLDKVLREGLPITRTIKIGEEEVTVNAVYSLPVGAVPVFLGLLLVIAVLIEPYLIRRQVAARLWAWLRGRPPPPAFEIGGVALEGVVTKGAMATDIALSATGFGKFLARRDALAVILTVVLWLTGLFLRPDYWWNLSNTFAILLNYTELALITVGLTYVIAAGDIDLSVGAVLALAGSAAAYFLKVLGADPVTAVAMGLLAGMLAGLVNAVVAVGLKLPAFIATLGMFYIARGLAAWFVAGQQLTGWPEGYNLLGRKVNDVLLHFGIVLPDGILKTLAEVVSVQTIWMTFVAVIAGIVLAYTPFGQKVYATGGNMRAAAYAGINTNRARFISLMLAAFCATMAGIINVAYFRSFNPVAGQFRELDAIASVIIGGGSIFGGYGTMLGSLAGAAVITLVRALLQLNVQGFSMPQHWINVFIGVILIAAVLIDIWVRQANLFGRLRARLARRARTRETIHG
- a CDS encoding FadR/GntR family transcriptional regulator; translation: MRDAKPNNEKKPPAKTAFAERLAGVRRPDAPRIPGASVHTSLASEIGLRIVRGDYPPGTILPNEAKWSETFDVSRSAVREAIKMLMAKSLLSSRPKIGSWVEPKERWNLLDRDVLAWYATSPDREVFLKTVQEFRHIIEPEATAFAAMRRTDEQMAEISQACREMGEATNLQERTRADTRFHLAILRASGNDLLVPLGVLIESAFDHLFAYTTRELDDLQHAQKLHEAIERNIRLQRPDAARNAVRKLLANTDDVIRSR
- a CDS encoding MFS transporter, producing MRLGISMLLSTIGGAGMWAVVVVLPAVQAEFGVDRAAASMPYTATMVGFAAGNVLVGRAIDRMGYWIPALVSAVALGAGFLLASLTTSILAFSLIQGLLIGLGTSAIFGPLIADISHWFNRRRGVAVTAAASGSYLAGAVWPTAMPYVMQGEGWRFTYAAIGIFCLATMVPLVLMLRRGAPREAAQGSPGSRPVQPISLSPAALQMLLVIAGFGCCMAMSMPQVHIVAYCMDLGYGVARGADMLSIMLAAGVVSRIGSGFLADRIGAVKTLIIGSALQCLSLLFYIPFDGLASLYVVSLVFGLSQGGIVPCYAIIVRDYMPAKEAGQRVGIVLMATIFGMAVGGWMSGWIYDLSGSYAAAFLNGIAWNLVNLAAILLLIWKARRGAEALA